From Ipomoea triloba cultivar NCNSP0323 chromosome 5, ASM357664v1, the proteins below share one genomic window:
- the LOC116020998 gene encoding 3-hydroxy-3-methylglutaryl-coenzyme A reductase 1-like, with the protein MDVRRRSNKSVYSAADEPLKPHKLSSVSPPNASDGISLPLYLTNGVFFTMFFSVMYFLLQRWREKIRNSIPLHVVTLSELAAMAGLFVSAIYLLGFFGVGFVQSALKGNQDIWDVEDDENNEKYILEEDSRRGPWPAATTLGCSVPPPPVRKIAAVAPEQPTKSATPAEKPAPIIITPASSSDDEEIIKSVVEGKTPSYSLESKLGDTKRAASIRREALQRITGKSLEGLPLEGFNYDSILGQCCEMPVGYVQIPVGIAGPLLLDGREYSVPMGTTEGCLVASTNRGCKAIAASGGATSMLLRDGMTRAPVVRFGTAKRAAELKFFVEDPANFDNISAAFNKSSRFGRLQSIQCAIAGKNLYMRFSCSTGDAMGMNMVSKGVQNVLDLLQSKYPDMDVLGISGNFCSDKKPAAVNWIEGRGKSVVCEATIKEDVVKKILKTNVASLVELNMLKNLTGSAMAGALGGFNAHASNIVSAVYLATGQDPAQNVESSHCITMMEAVNDGKDLHVSVTMPSIEVGTVGGGTQLASQAACLNLLGVKGANRDAPGSNARLLATVVAGAVLAGELSLMSAIAAGQLVNSHMKYNRSNKDVTKA; encoded by the exons ATGGACGTTCGCCGGCGATCAAATAAGTCTGTTTACTCTGCCGCCGATGAGCCTTTGAAACCACACAAATTGAGCTCTGTTTCCCCTCCTAATGCTTCGGATGGGATTTCACTCCCTTTGTATCTTACCAATGGGGTTTTCTTCACCATGTTCTTTTCTGTTATGTATTTTCTGCTCCAGCGGTGGCGGGAGAAGATCCGGAACTCTATTCCTCTCCACGTGGTGACTTTGTCGGAGCTCGCGGCTATGGCGGGGCTGTTCGTGTCGGCGATTTATCTTTTAGGGTTTTTCGGGGTCGGATTTGTTCAATCCGCCTTGAAGGGGAATCAGGATATTTGGGATGTGGAGGACGATGAGAACAATGAGAAATATATTTTGGAAGAGGATAGCCGTCGTGGGCCGTGGCCGGCCGCTACTACTCTTGGCTGCTCTGTTCCCCCACCACCTGTTCGAAAAATTGCCGCAGTGGCTCCCGAGCAGCCAACAAAGTCCGCAACTCCCGCCGAGAAACCCGCCCCCATTATCATCACCCCCGCGTCATCCTCGGACGACGAGGAGATCATCAAATCCGTCGTGGAGGGCAAAACCCCTTCCTATTCCCTGGAATCCAAGCTCGGAGACACTAAACGCGCCGCCTCCATCCGCCGCGAGGCGTTGCAGAGGATCACCGGGAAATCCCTGGAAGGGCTTCCATTAGAAGGGTTCAATTACGACTCCATTCTTGGGCAGTGCTGTGAGATGCCGGTTGGGTACGTGCAAATCCCGGTGGGGATTGCTGGGCCGCTTTTGCTCGACGGGAGAGAATACTCGGTTCCAATGGGCACGACGGAAGGGTGCCTTGTGGCCAGCACCAATAGGGGTTGCAAGGCGATCGCCGCTTCCGGCGGCGCCACCAGTATGCTGCTGAGAGATGGGATGACCAGAGCTCCGGTCGTGAGATTTGGCACTGCCAAAAGGGCTGCTGAGTTGAAGTTCTTCGTTGAGGATCCCGCCAATTTTGACAACATCTCTGCTGCCTTCAACAA atcaagcagatttggGAGATTGCAAAGCATCCAATGTGCCATAGCTGGGAAAAATCTGTACATGAGGTTTAGCTGCAGTACTGGTGACGCCATGGGTATGAACATGGTCTCTAAGGGGGTTCAAAACGTTCTTGATTTACTCCAGAGTAAATACCCCGACATGGATGTCCTTGGCATATCTG GGAACTTTTGCTCGGACAAGAAGCCAGCAGCAGTGAACTGGATTGAGGGGAGAGGCAAGTCAGTTGTGTGTGAGGCAACAATCAAGGAAGATGTGGTGAAGAAAATCTTGAAGACTAATGTGGCTTCCCTTGTGGAGCTGAACATGCTGAAGAATCTCACTGGTTCTGCCATGGCCGGGGCTCTGGGCGGCTTCAACGCTCACGCGAGCAACATCGTGTCGGCTGTGTACCTAGCCACGGGCCAGGACCCGGCTCAGAACGTCGAGAGCTCTCACTGCATCACCATGATGGAGGCGGTGAACGATGGCAAAGACCTTCACGTCTCTGTCACCATGCCTTCCATCGAGGTGGGAACTGTCGGTGGTGGGACTCAACTCGCCTCCCAGGCCGCCTGCTTGAACCTACTAGGAGTCAAGGGCGCTAACAGGGACGCCCCCGGGTCGAATGCAAGGCTGTTGGCAACCGTGGTGGCGGGCGCAGTTCTTGCCGGGGAGCTTTCCCTTATGTCTGCCATTGCAGCTGGGCAGCTGGTGAATAGCCACATGAAATACAACAGATCCAACAAGGATGTCACCAAGGCATAG